In Bradyrhizobium manausense, the sequence CTCGCCGAGAATCTCAACGCCATGCTGGAGCGGATCGAGGCGCTGATGTCGGGGCTGAAGGAGGTTTCCGACAACATCGCCCACGACCTCAAGACGCCGCTGACGCGTTTGCGCAACCGCGCCGAGGAGGCGCTGGCGAAATCGGGTTGCGAGACCGACTATCGCGCGGCGCTGGAACGGACCATTGAGGAATCCGACGGGCTGATCCGCACCTTCAACGCGCTGCTGATGATCGCGCGCGCGGAATCTGGCCAGGCGCGCGGCAACATGGATGATTTCGACGCCGCCGATGTCGCGGGCGGCATTCACGAGCTCTACGAGCCGCTGGCCGAAGACGACGGCATGACCTTGAAGGTCAAGACCCAGGCCGCGCCCCTTCATGGCAACCGCGAACTGATCAGCCAGGCGCTCGCCAATCTCGTCGAGAACGCGATCAAATACGGCAAGCCGGCGCAGTCAGCGGGAACCGTGGTCAGCATGGACGCGCGTCAGATCACGATCGAGGCGAAGCGCGAGGGCGATCAGGTGCTGCTCAGCGTCACCGACCGCGGCCCGGGGATCCCCGAGGCCGACCGCAAGCACGTCGTCGAGCGGTTCGTCCGGCTCGAGGCGAGCCGCACCATGCCGGGCTCCGGCCTTGGTCTCAGCCTCGCCTCCGCCGTCGCGACGTTGCACGGCGGCGAATTGCGGCTGGGTGATGCCCAGCCCGGTCTCGTCGCCACGCTGCTGTTGCCGGCGCGTATCGGGGCCGGCGACAGGGTTGCCCCGCCAATACCGGATGTGCCACAGAAGGTGGCATGAACCACTCCGCGCCGGGAAACGCGGACAAGCATGGTGAGAGCCTGGCCGCGCGCTTCGTGGAGGCTCCCCATATTGCCGCTTCCACATCAGACGAACGACGTTTCGACACCTGGCTGGCCGAGCTCGAGCCGGCGCAATCGGCTCGTCTGGAAGCGCTGCTGGTCCATCCCTTTGCCCGGAACATTCTCGGGGGAATCGCGGAATTCTCGCCTTATTTGTTCGATCTGGTGCGCGCCGATCCGCCGCGCCTGATCCGTTTGTTGGAATGCGAGCCGGATGCGCATCTCGCTGGGCTGATCGCAGGAGCGAGGGCCGCTGTGCTGGCCGCACCCGACGAGGCTGAGGTGATGCGGCTGCTTCGCCGCATGAAGGCGGAGGCGGCGCTGCTGATCGCGCTGTGCGACATCGGCGGGGTCTGGCCGGTGATGCGGGTGACGGCCGCGTTGACCGACCTCGCGGTGTCCTCGGTGCAGGCGGCGCTCCAGTACCTGCTGCGGCAGGAAGCCGCACGCGGCAAGCTCATGCCACCCGATCCCGAGGCGCCGGAAATCGGATGCGGCCTGATCGTGCTTGCCATGGGCAAGATGGGCGCGGGCGAGCTGAACTATTCCAGCGACATCGATCTCATCGTGTTCTTCGACCCTGATGCCACGACGGTCGCGCCCGACATCGAGCCGCAGCCATTCTTCGTCCGCGTGACGCAAGGCATGGCACGCATCCTCCAGCAGCGCACCTATGACGGCTATGTGTTCCGCGTCGATCTGAGGCTCCGTCCTGATCCGTCCTCGACGCAGGTCGCAATCTCGCGCGACGCCGCGCTGAACTATTACGAGCGGGAAGGGCGTACCTGGGAGCGTGCGGCGATGATCAAGGCGCGCGCCTGCGCCGGCGATCCCAAAGCGGGTGACGCGCTGCTCGCCGAAATCGCGCCGTTCGTCTGGCGCAAGCACCTCGACTTTGCCGCGCTTGCCGACGTGCACGACATGAAGCGGCAGATGCAGACCTATCGCGGCCAGAGCGAAATCTCGGTCGAGGGCCACAACGTCAAGGTCGGCCGCGGCGGCATCCGCGAGATCGAGTTCTTTGCCCAGACCCAGCAACTGATCGCGGGCGGTCGCCATCCGGAATTGCGGGTGCGACCGACGCGTGCAGCGCTCAACATTCTTGCGTCCAGCAACTGGATCACCTCTGCCGCGCGCGACGAACTGACCACAGCATATGAGTTCCTGCGCCGGGTCGAGCATCGCCTTCAGATGATCGCCGACGAGCAGACCCATGCGCTGCCGGAGGACAAGGATGCGGTCGAACGCTTCGCCTGGTTCTTCGGCTATGACCGCCGCGAGACGTTTGCGCGCGACCTGCTGCGACAGCTCGAGATCGTCCAGGGGCACTACGAAAAGCTGTTCGAGGGCGATGACCCGACCGGCACGGCAAGCCTGCCGGCACTCGATTACAGCGCGGGTCCCGATGATCCGCGCCTGCTGCAATATTTGAGCACGCTCGGCTTCAAGAAGCCGGCCGCCCTTGCGCAGACAATCCGCGACTGGATCACCGGCGACTACCGCGTGTTCCGCAACGAGCAGACGCGAAACGCCTTCGTCGAGTTCGTGCCGGTTCTGATCGACGGTCTTGCGCATGCCGAGGAGCCGGACCGCGCCGTGGTGGCGTTCGACGACTTTCTCCGGGCGCTCCAGCGCGGCGGCCGGCTGATCACGCTGCTCGGCCAGAACCGCGATCTCGTCGCGCTGGTGGCGCTCGTGCTGGGCGCCGCGCCTCGGCTTGGTGAGATGCTGGCGCGGCAGCCGCAATTGATGGACGGTCTGATCGATCCGCGCTTCTTCGGTGCGATGCCGGACAAGCGGGAATTGTCGGCGCGGCTTGCGACCACGGTGCACGATGCTGGCTCCTACGAGGAGTTTCTGGATCGTTTGCGGCTGTTCGGGCAGGAGAGCCTGTTCCTGATCGGCACGCGCATCCTCTCCGGCACCGTCTCGGCGCAGCAGGCGAGCACGGCCTTCGCCGACGTCGCCGAGGGCATCGTTCACACCGTGCATGGCCTCGTCGCCGATCGCTTCGCCGCCCAGCACGGCCGGATCAAGGGGCAGGAGACCGCGATCATCGCGATGGGCCGGCTCGGCAGCCGTGAGATGACGGCGTCGTCGGATCTCGACCTGATCCTGCTCTATGACTTCGACAGCGAGAACCCGGACTCCGACGGAGAGAGGTCACTCCAGGGCGCGCATTATTTCGCTCGCCTGACCCAGCGCCTGATCAGCGCCTTCACGACCCGCACCAATTACGGTGTGCTCTACGAGATCGACATGCGGCTGCGGCCCTCGGGGCGCGCGGGTCCCGTGGCATCGAGCCTCGTTTCATTTGCGGACTACCAGGCCAACGAAGCCTGGACCTGGGAGCACATGGCGTTGACGCGCGCGCGCGTGGTGTCGGCATCGCCCGAATTCGCCGCGCGGATCGAGCACATCATCCGCGAAGTCCTGACCCGCCGTCGCGACCCAGCGATTACGGCCAACGACGTCGCCGACATGCGCCGCGCGATCGCGCAGGAGAAGGGCGAGACCGACTATTGGGATCTGAAGTACGCCTCCGGCGGCATGGTCGACATCGATTTCATCGCGCAATATCTCCAGCTCGTTCATGCCCATGACAAGCCTGACATTCTCGACGTCGGCACGGTGCAGGTGCTGGAGAATGCCGCAAGACTCGGCGTGCTGCCGCAATCCGAAGTGGAGATCCTGCGCGCCGCAGCACGGCTCTATCACGACCTGACGCAGATCCTGCGGCTCTGCGTCAGCGACGGCTTCAAGGCGGAAACGGCAGGCACCGACCTTCAGCGCGTGATGGCGCGCGCCGGCGACGCGCCCGATTTCTCGTCGCTGGAGGCGCGGGTGCGGGAAACGCAGGCCGAGGTGCGGCGCGTGTTCACCGCGCTTCTGGAAGGGGAGCCGTCTGCTTGAGCGAAGTCAGGGCTTCGAGCACGTTCGGTTCGAGGCCCGCGCCGCCGGCATCCAGATGCGCGAAGATCGCGCGCTTCATCCGGGGATCCCAGAACTTCTTGATGTGATCGGCGATCCCGGGCACGGCCTTGTCATGGCCCTGGCTGCGGAAGAACGTACCGATCTGGTTGGCCATGTAGACGAGGCGGTCAGCAGGCGACGACATCGACAATCTCCTGGGCACGATGAGCCGTGATGCGGCCCTGGTGCGTGAACACTTCAAACCCGTCGCAGCGGGCAATTGCAATCAGCGTGATACCGGCAGCCGTGGCGGTGCGGACCGCAAGCGCGGTGGGGGCGGAGACCGCGACCATGACAGGTGCACCGATGGCGGCCGTCTTCTGCACCATCTCGACCGAGACCCGGCTCGTCAGCAGCACCATGCCTTCGCTCGCAGCCGTGCGGCTGCGCGCCAGCGAACCTGCGAGCTTGTCGAGCGCGTTGTGCCGACCGACGTCTTCGCGCAGGGCCACGATGCCTTGCGACGGCGACCAGAAAGCTGCGGCGTGAACAGCGCGGGTCTGCATGTTGATCGATTGCAGGGGGGCGATCGCCTGCATCGCCGTCATGATCTGTTGCGGCGTGAAGATCTGCCCCTGCGGCACGATGGCGGCCGGGCGTATGGCCTGCGCGATCGAGTCGATGCCGCAAATGCCGCAGCCGGTCGGACCTGCGATGTGGCGGCGGCGCTCACTGATGCGTGCGGCGTTGTCCTGCTCGAGCCACATGCGCAGCTCGATGCCGTCGTCGAGACGGACCACGTCGAGCGACTGGATATCGTCGATGGATTTGATGATGCCTTCGTCCAGGCTGAAGCCGACCGCAAAATCTTCCAGGTTCTGCGGCGTCCCCATCATGACGGCATAAGTGCCGCCATTATAGGTCAGCGCCAGCGGCGTCTCCTCGGGGATCAGCCGCGTCCCTTCGGACGCGGTGTCATCGCGCCAGATTTCCCGATCGATCGCCTGGACCGGCACGTGCATGCGGTTACTCCGCGGCCTCGGCCGGCGCGATGCGGCGGGAGTGCCGCGCCTGCTCGTCGTAGCTCTTCTGCCAGTCGGACGGGCCGTTCGACGGTGAGATCTGCACCGCCGTGACCTTGTATTCGGGACAGTTGGTCGCCCAGTCCGAATAATCCGTGGTGATCACGTTGGCCTGCGTGTCCGGGTGATGGAAGGTCGTGTAGACGACGCCGGGCGCGACGCGGTCGGTGATCTCCGCACGCAGCGTGGTCTCGCCGGCGCGGCTCTGCAGCCGCACCCAGTCGCCGTCGCGCACGCCGCGTTGCTCGGCGTCGTGCGGATGGATCTCCAGCCGGTCCTCGGCATGCCAGACCACGTTCTCGGTGCGCCTCGTCTGCGCGCCGACATTGTACTGGCTGAGAATGCGGCCCGTGGTGAGCAGCAGCGGGAAGCGGGGGCCGGTTCGTTCATCCGTCGCCACATATTCCGTGACGATGAACTTGCCCTTGCCGCGCACAAAGTGGTCGATATGCATCACAGGCGTGCCTTCGGGCGCCTTTTCGTTGCATGGCCACTGTACCGAGCCGAGCTGTTCGAGCTTCTCGTAGGAGACGCCGGCGAACGTCGGCGTCAGCGCCGCGATCTCGTCCATGATCTCGGACGGGTGATTGTACTTCATCTCGAAGCCCATCGCCTTGGCGAGCAGGAGCGTGACCTCCCAGTCCGCATAGCCGTTGCGCGGCGTCATCACCTTGCGCACACGCTGGATACGACGCTCGGCGTTGATGAATGTTCCGTCCTTTTCGAGGAAGGTCGAGCCGGGCAGGAACACGTGGGCGTAGTTGGCCGTCTCGTTCAGAAAGAGATCATGGACGATGACGCATTCCATCGCCGACAAGGCCGACACCACGTGCTTGGTGTTGGGATCCGACTGCAGGATGTCCTCGCCCTGCACATAGAGGCCCATGAAGGTGCCTTCGATGGCGGAGTCGAACATGTTCGGAATGCGCAATCCCGGTTCCGGGTTCAGCTTAACGTTCCAGGCGGCCTCGAACTGCTGGCGAACAGAGTCGATCGCGATGTGCCGATAGCCCGGCAGCTCGTGCGGGAACGAGCCCATGTCGCAGGATCCCTGCACGTTGTTCTGGCCGCGCAGCGGGTTCACACCGACACCGGAGCGGCCGATATTGCCCGTCGCCATCGCCAAATTGGCGATCGCGATCACCGTCGTCGAGCCCTGGCTGTGCTCGGTGACGCCGAGCCCGTAATAGATCGCGGCATTGCCGCCGGTCGCGTAGACGCGCGCAGCTTCGCGCAACGCTTTCGGGTCCACCCCGGTCATGATGGCGGTCGCTTCGGGGCTGTGGTTTGGCTGCGCAACGAAGGCGGCCCAGTCCTCGAATTCGTTCCATTCACAACGCTCGCGGACGAAGACTTCGTTGACGAGTCCTTCGGTGACGATGACGTGTGCGAGCGCCGTGAGCACGGCAACGTTGGTGCCGGGCATCAGGGACAGGTGCAGCGCCTTCACATGCGGCGATTCCACCATCTCGGTGCGGCGCGGATCGATCACGATCAGCTTGGCACCCTGGCGCAGCCGCTTCTTCAGACGGGAGGCGAACACCGGGTGAGCCGACGCCGGATTGGCGCCGATGATCATGACGACGTCGGTATCTTCGACCGAGTCGAAATCCTGCGTGCCCGCAGAGGTGCCGAACGTGACCGAAAGCCCGTAGCCGGTCGGCGAATGGCACACGCGGGCACAGGTATCGACATTGTTGTTGCCGAAGCCGGCGCGGATCAGCTTCTGCACCAGATAGGTTTCCTCGTTGGTGCAGCGGGAGGAGGTGATGCCGCCGATGGCGTCGCGGCCGTATTTCTTCTGAATGCCGTGCATTCTGGCGGCGGCAAACGAGAGCGCTTCATCCCACGACACCTCGCGCCAGGGATCCTCGATCCGTTCGCGGATCATTGGATTGAGAATGCGCTCCTTGTGGGTGGTGTAGCCCCAGGCAAAGCGTCCCTTGACGCAGGAGTGGCCGCGATTGGCCTTGCCGTCCTTCCAGGGCACCATGCGGACGACTTCCTCGCCGCGCATTTCGGCCTTGAAGGCGCAGCCAACGCCGCAATAGGCGCAGGTGGTGATGACGGAGTGCTCGGGCTGGCCGATCTCGATCACCGACTTTTCCGTCAGCGTCGCAGTCGGGCAGGCCTGCACGCAGGCGCCGCAGGAGACGCATTCGGAGCCGAGGAAGCTCTCGTTCATGCCCGGCGAAACACGGCTGTCGAAGCCGCGGCCGGAAATCGTCAAAGCAAAGGTGCCTTGCACTTCCTCGCAGGCGCGGACACAGCGCGAGCAGACGATGCATTTGGAGGGATCGTAGGTGAAGTAGGGATTGGACTCGTCCTTCGGCATCCAGGCGGCGTTGACCTCGCCGTTGGATTTCGCGAAGACATGGTTCTCGCCCTCATAGCCATAGCGCACTTCGCGCAGGCCCACGGCGCCGGCCATGTCCTGCAGTTCGCAATCGCCGTTGGCGCCGCAGGTGAGGCAGTCGAGCGGATGGTCGGAGATATAGAGCTCCATCACGCCCTTGCGTAGCTGCTTCAGCCGTTCGCTCTGAGTGTGGACGACGAGGCCGTTCATGACGGGCGTGGTGCAGGAGGCCGGCGTGCCGGCGCGGCCCTCGATCTCGACGACGCAAAGCCGGCAGGAGCCGAACGCATCGACCATGTCGGTGGCGCAAAGCTTCGGGATCTGGTGGCCGGCTTCCATCGCCGCACGCATGATCGACGTGCCCTCGGGCACCGTGACCTGCTTGTCGTCGATGGTCAGCGTGACCATCGTTCCCGATTTCGAGCGCGGCGTGCCGAAGTCGATTTCTTCGATCAGAGACATTGTCGTTCTCCTATTCCGCGGCCTGAAGCGTGGTCGGCACGGGGGCGAAATCCTCACGGAAGTGCTTCAATGCGCTGAGCACGGGGTAAGGCGTGAAGCCGCCGAGCGCGCAGAGCGAGCCGAATTTCATGGTGTTGCAGAGGTCTTCGACCAGCGCGAGGTTTTCGCTGACGCGCTCGCCGCGGATGATCTTCTCGATGGTTTCGACGCCGCGGGTCGAACCGATGCGGCAGGGCGTGCACTTGCCGCAGGATTCGACGGCGCAGAACTCCATGGCGAAGCGCGCCTGCTTGCGCATGTCGACACTGTCGTCGAACACGACGATGCCGCCATGGCCGATCAGGCCGTCGCGTGCGGCGAAGGCCTCATAGTCGAACGGCGTGTCGAACAGCGCGCGCGGGAAGTAGGCGCCGAGCGGGCCGCCAACCTGCACCGCGCGAACCGGGCGGCCGGTGAGCGTGCCGCCGCCGATGTCGTCGACGAGCTCGCCCAGCGTCACGCCGAATGCCGTTTCGAACAGTCCGCCCTGGCGGATGTTGCCGGCGAGCTGGATCGGCATCGTGCCGCGCGAGCGACCCATGCCGAAATCCGCATAGGCCTTGGCGCCCTCGGCGAGGATGAAGGGGA encodes:
- a CDS encoding bifunctional [glutamine synthetase] adenylyltransferase/[glutamine synthetase]-adenylyl-L-tyrosine phosphorylase, which translates into the protein MNHSAPGNADKHGESLAARFVEAPHIAASTSDERRFDTWLAELEPAQSARLEALLVHPFARNILGGIAEFSPYLFDLVRADPPRLIRLLECEPDAHLAGLIAGARAAVLAAPDEAEVMRLLRRMKAEAALLIALCDIGGVWPVMRVTAALTDLAVSSVQAALQYLLRQEAARGKLMPPDPEAPEIGCGLIVLAMGKMGAGELNYSSDIDLIVFFDPDATTVAPDIEPQPFFVRVTQGMARILQQRTYDGYVFRVDLRLRPDPSSTQVAISRDAALNYYEREGRTWERAAMIKARACAGDPKAGDALLAEIAPFVWRKHLDFAALADVHDMKRQMQTYRGQSEISVEGHNVKVGRGGIREIEFFAQTQQLIAGGRHPELRVRPTRAALNILASSNWITSAARDELTTAYEFLRRVEHRLQMIADEQTHALPEDKDAVERFAWFFGYDRRETFARDLLRQLEIVQGHYEKLFEGDDPTGTASLPALDYSAGPDDPRLLQYLSTLGFKKPAALAQTIRDWITGDYRVFRNEQTRNAFVEFVPVLIDGLAHAEEPDRAVVAFDDFLRALQRGGRLITLLGQNRDLVALVALVLGAAPRLGEMLARQPQLMDGLIDPRFFGAMPDKRELSARLATTVHDAGSYEEFLDRLRLFGQESLFLIGTRILSGTVSAQQASTAFADVAEGIVHTVHGLVADRFAAQHGRIKGQETAIIAMGRLGSREMTASSDLDLILLYDFDSENPDSDGERSLQGAHYFARLTQRLISAFTTRTNYGVLYEIDMRLRPSGRAGPVASSLVSFADYQANEAWTWEHMALTRARVVSASPEFAARIEHIIREVLTRRRDPAITANDVADMRRAIAQEKGETDYWDLKYASGGMVDIDFIAQYLQLVHAHDKPDILDVGTVQVLENAARLGVLPQSEVEILRAAARLYHDLTQILRLCVSDGFKAETAGTDLQRVMARAGDAPDFSSLEARVRETQAEVRRVFTALLEGEPSA
- a CDS encoding formate dehydrogenase subunit delta; the protein is MSSPADRLVYMANQIGTFFRSQGHDKAVPGIADHIKKFWDPRMKRAIFAHLDAGGAGLEPNVLEALTSLKQTAPLPEAR
- the fdhD gene encoding formate dehydrogenase accessory sulfurtransferase FdhD — protein: MHVPVQAIDREIWRDDTASEGTRLIPEETPLALTYNGGTYAVMMGTPQNLEDFAVGFSLDEGIIKSIDDIQSLDVVRLDDGIELRMWLEQDNAARISERRRHIAGPTGCGICGIDSIAQAIRPAAIVPQGQIFTPQQIMTAMQAIAPLQSINMQTRAVHAAAFWSPSQGIVALREDVGRHNALDKLAGSLARSRTAASEGMVLLTSRVSVEMVQKTAAIGAPVMVAVSAPTALAVRTATAAGITLIAIARCDGFEVFTHQGRITAHRAQEIVDVVAC
- a CDS encoding sensor histidine kinase; its protein translation is MTAFGKLVRTTAFRLTLVYLLLFAMFAASLLGYFAWNTRRLITEEITQTVNAETSEINEIYGRRGLFGLVRSIEYRALRPGANLYLVTTPTGQAVAGNVGSLAPGVMATRGWSETAYRRIEDTDDRDHRALVRVTELENGFRLLIGRDLAERRRLFSIVAKAAQWSILIVVVLGLGGGVFVARRVLTRIDAMSGTAHRIMTGDLSERLPVGRSGDELDRLAENLNAMLERIEALMSGLKEVSDNIAHDLKTPLTRLRNRAEEALAKSGCETDYRAALERTIEESDGLIRTFNALLMIARAESGQARGNMDDFDAADVAGGIHELYEPLAEDDGMTLKVKTQAAPLHGNRELISQALANLVENAIKYGKPAQSAGTVVSMDARQITIEAKREGDQVLLSVTDRGPGIPEADRKHVVERFVRLEASRTMPGSGLGLSLASAVATLHGGELRLGDAQPGLVATLLLPARIGAGDRVAPPIPDVPQKVA
- the fdhF gene encoding formate dehydrogenase subunit alpha; the protein is MSLIEEIDFGTPRSKSGTMVTLTIDDKQVTVPEGTSIMRAAMEAGHQIPKLCATDMVDAFGSCRLCVVEIEGRAGTPASCTTPVMNGLVVHTQSERLKQLRKGVMELYISDHPLDCLTCGANGDCELQDMAGAVGLREVRYGYEGENHVFAKSNGEVNAAWMPKDESNPYFTYDPSKCIVCSRCVRACEEVQGTFALTISGRGFDSRVSPGMNESFLGSECVSCGACVQACPTATLTEKSVIEIGQPEHSVITTCAYCGVGCAFKAEMRGEEVVRMVPWKDGKANRGHSCVKGRFAWGYTTHKERILNPMIRERIEDPWREVSWDEALSFAAARMHGIQKKYGRDAIGGITSSRCTNEETYLVQKLIRAGFGNNNVDTCARVCHSPTGYGLSVTFGTSAGTQDFDSVEDTDVVMIIGANPASAHPVFASRLKKRLRQGAKLIVIDPRRTEMVESPHVKALHLSLMPGTNVAVLTALAHVIVTEGLVNEVFVRERCEWNEFEDWAAFVAQPNHSPEATAIMTGVDPKALREAARVYATGGNAAIYYGLGVTEHSQGSTTVIAIANLAMATGNIGRSGVGVNPLRGQNNVQGSCDMGSFPHELPGYRHIAIDSVRQQFEAAWNVKLNPEPGLRIPNMFDSAIEGTFMGLYVQGEDILQSDPNTKHVVSALSAMECVIVHDLFLNETANYAHVFLPGSTFLEKDGTFINAERRIQRVRKVMTPRNGYADWEVTLLLAKAMGFEMKYNHPSEIMDEIAALTPTFAGVSYEKLEQLGSVQWPCNEKAPEGTPVMHIDHFVRGKGKFIVTEYVATDERTGPRFPLLLTTGRILSQYNVGAQTRRTENVVWHAEDRLEIHPHDAEQRGVRDGDWVRLQSRAGETTLRAEITDRVAPGVVYTTFHHPDTQANVITTDYSDWATNCPEYKVTAVQISPSNGPSDWQKSYDEQARHSRRIAPAEAAE